Proteins from one Pseudomonas bijieensis genomic window:
- a CDS encoding extracellular solute-binding protein has protein sequence MLLLLLLISLALSFPASATISESHGYAQFGTLKYPARFTHFDWVNPQAPKGGVLRVMAFGTFDTLNPYTFKGSSPVSTPNFLQYGINELNEPLMVGTGQYAPSGDEPTSSYGLIAQSVEYSEDRSWVVFNLRPEARFHDGVPITAYDVAFSYRTLLKEGHPQYRTNLQEVLRVDILNPLKIRFVFKRAGNPLLILRLGELPVLPQHYWKDRDFKATTFDPPLGSGPYRITKVQPGRQLVFERVKDYWGKDLPVNRGKYNVDRMDVEFYRDSEVAFEAFKAGEFDIYIEHQAKNWANGYDFPAIKRGDVIKAQIPHQIPTQTQGLFMNTRRATFAEVKVREALGLMFDFEWTNRTLFSGAYKRTLSYYPNSEFSATGLPVGHEWLLLKPYREQLPAKLLTEPFSLPRTDGRGIPRETLRKALGLLKEAGWTLNGQRLLNADSQPLSFEILLVNPNLERILQPYVENLASIGIQARLRTVDRAQYKQRLDQFDFDMILLTLNQTLSPGLEQWQYFHSSQVGVKGSKNYAGIANPVVDHLLEKLLAAQTRDEQVAAGKALDRVLLWQHYCIPNWYLNYHRLAYRNRFAFVTTPPYTLGLSAWWLKSSEKDQ, from the coding sequence CTGCTCCTGCTCCTGCTCCTGATCAGCCTGGCCTTGAGCTTCCCCGCCAGCGCAACCATCAGCGAAAGCCATGGCTATGCGCAGTTCGGCACGCTCAAGTATCCGGCCAGGTTCACCCACTTCGACTGGGTCAACCCGCAAGCGCCCAAGGGCGGAGTCTTGCGGGTCATGGCATTCGGCACCTTCGATACGCTCAACCCCTATACATTCAAGGGCAGCAGCCCGGTTTCCACGCCCAATTTCCTGCAATACGGCATCAATGAGCTGAACGAACCGTTGATGGTCGGCACCGGCCAATACGCCCCGTCCGGCGATGAGCCGACGTCCAGCTATGGCCTGATCGCCCAATCGGTGGAATACAGCGAAGACCGCAGTTGGGTGGTGTTCAACCTGCGACCCGAAGCACGGTTTCACGATGGCGTGCCGATCACCGCCTATGACGTGGCGTTCTCCTACAGGACGCTGCTCAAGGAAGGCCATCCGCAATACCGCACCAACCTGCAGGAAGTGCTGCGGGTCGACATTCTCAACCCGCTGAAAATCCGCTTTGTCTTCAAGCGTGCGGGCAATCCGTTGCTGATCCTGCGCCTGGGCGAACTGCCGGTGTTGCCCCAGCACTACTGGAAAGACCGCGACTTCAAGGCGACGACCTTCGACCCGCCCCTGGGCAGCGGACCTTATCGCATCACCAAAGTACAGCCAGGCCGCCAACTGGTGTTCGAACGGGTCAAGGATTACTGGGGGAAGGACCTGCCAGTCAATCGCGGCAAATACAACGTCGACCGCATGGACGTGGAGTTCTATCGCGACAGCGAAGTGGCCTTCGAAGCCTTCAAGGCTGGCGAGTTCGATATCTACATCGAACACCAGGCCAAAAACTGGGCCAACGGCTATGACTTCCCGGCGATCAAGCGTGGCGACGTGATCAAGGCGCAGATTCCCCACCAGATCCCGACCCAGACCCAGGGCCTGTTCATGAACACTCGGCGCGCTACGTTTGCCGAGGTCAAGGTGCGTGAAGCCCTGGGGCTGATGTTCGATTTCGAGTGGACCAACCGCACCCTGTTCAGCGGCGCCTACAAGCGCACCCTCAGTTACTACCCCAACAGCGAATTCTCCGCTACCGGCCTACCGGTGGGCCATGAATGGCTGTTGCTCAAGCCCTACCGGGAACAACTGCCGGCCAAACTGCTCACCGAACCCTTCAGCTTGCCCAGGACCGATGGGCGCGGCATTCCCCGGGAAACCCTGCGCAAAGCCTTGGGGTTATTGAAGGAAGCCGGCTGGACCCTCAACGGCCAACGCCTGCTGAACGCCGACAGCCAGCCCCTGAGCTTCGAAATCCTGCTGGTGAACCCGAACCTGGAGCGCATCCTGCAACCCTACGTCGAGAACCTCGCCAGTATCGGCATCCAGGCCCGGCTGCGCACGGTGGACCGCGCCCAGTACAAGCAGCGCCTGGACCAGTTCGACTTCGACATGATCCTGCTGACCTTGAACCAGACCCTCAGCCCGGGCCTTGAGCAATGGCAGTACTTCCACTCCAGCCAGGTCGGGGTCAAGGGCAGCAAGAATTACGCCGGGATCGCCAACCCGGTGGTCGACCATCTGCTGGAAAAGCTGCTCGCCGCCCAGACCCGCGACGAACAGGTCGCCGCCGGCAAGGCCCTGGATCGCGTGCTGCTGTGGCAGCATTACTGCATCCCCAACTGGTATCTCAATTATCATCGCCTGGCGTACCGCAACCGGTTCGCCTTCGTCACCACGCCGCCCTACACCCTGGGCCTGAGCGCATGGTGGCTGAAATCTTCGGAGAAAGATCAATGA
- a CDS encoding extracellular solute-binding protein — translation MKPLRALLLQASSLLFAGLACAAPQHAVTLYNEPPKYPADFKHFDYVNPDAPKGGVFRQGGFGGFDSLNPFISKGVPADDIGLIYDTLAKQGLDEPFTEYGLIAEKIEKAPDNGWVRFYLRPEARFNDGHPVRAEDVVFSFQTLTKDGAPMFRGYYNDVAEVIAEEPLKVLFKFKHTNNRELPLILGQLPVLPKHWWAERDFSKGNLEIPLGSGPYKVTEVKAGRSIRYERVKDYWGKDLPVNRGFYNFDVLVTDYYRDNTVAVEALKAGQFDFWLEMTAKNWANAYNIPAVTEGRLIKEQIPNGNPTGMQGFVYNLRRPIFQDVRVRKALSLLLDFEWTNKQLFNGAYARTRSYFENSEMAATGLPGEDELKILDPLRGKIPEQVFTEAFQPSVCDGSGMLRDQQRKAYQLLQEAGWRIVNDKMVDAQGKPVVLEFLLAQTEFERVLLPFKRNLSDLGIELVIRRVDVSQYINRVRSRDFDLVVGSFPQSSSPGNEQREFWMSAAADKPGSRNTMGLKDPAVDQLVEQLINADSRKSLVAHARALDRVLQWGYYVIPNWHIKTWRVAYWNHIGHPKITPTYDIGTTTWWVKPDTKPAIEVEKQVMEQQINAAPASVE, via the coding sequence ATGAAGCCTTTGCGCGCCCTGCTCCTGCAGGCCAGCAGCCTGTTATTCGCCGGGCTGGCCTGTGCCGCGCCACAGCATGCCGTGACCTTGTACAACGAGCCACCGAAATACCCGGCCGACTTCAAGCATTTCGACTACGTCAACCCGGACGCACCCAAGGGCGGCGTGTTTCGCCAGGGCGGCTTCGGTGGCTTCGACAGCCTCAACCCGTTCATCAGCAAAGGCGTGCCCGCCGATGACATTGGCCTGATCTACGACACCCTGGCCAAGCAGGGCCTGGACGAACCGTTCACCGAATATGGCCTGATCGCCGAAAAAATCGAGAAAGCCCCGGACAATGGCTGGGTGCGCTTCTACCTGCGCCCCGAAGCTCGCTTCAACGACGGCCATCCGGTGCGCGCCGAAGACGTGGTCTTCAGCTTCCAGACCCTGACCAAGGACGGCGCACCGATGTTTCGCGGCTATTACAACGACGTCGCCGAAGTCATCGCCGAAGAACCGCTCAAGGTGCTGTTCAAATTCAAGCACACCAATAACCGCGAACTGCCGCTGATCCTCGGCCAACTGCCGGTATTGCCGAAACACTGGTGGGCCGAGCGCGACTTCAGCAAGGGCAACCTGGAGATCCCCCTGGGCAGCGGTCCCTACAAGGTCACCGAAGTGAAGGCCGGTCGCTCGATCCGCTATGAACGGGTGAAGGACTATTGGGGCAAGGACTTGCCGGTCAATCGCGGCTTCTACAATTTCGACGTGCTGGTCACCGACTACTATCGTGACAACACCGTCGCGGTCGAGGCCTTGAAAGCCGGGCAATTCGATTTCTGGCTGGAAATGACCGCCAAGAACTGGGCCAATGCCTACAACATCCCGGCCGTGACCGAAGGCCGGTTGATCAAGGAACAGATTCCCAACGGCAACCCCACTGGCATGCAGGGCTTCGTCTACAACCTGCGCCGTCCGATCTTCCAGGATGTGCGGGTGCGCAAGGCCTTGAGCCTGTTGCTGGATTTCGAGTGGACCAACAAGCAACTGTTCAACGGCGCCTATGCCCGTACCCGCAGCTACTTCGAGAATTCGGAAATGGCCGCCACCGGCCTGCCCGGCGAAGACGAGTTGAAAATTCTCGACCCCCTGCGCGGCAAGATTCCCGAGCAGGTCTTCACCGAAGCCTTCCAGCCTTCGGTGTGCGACGGCAGCGGCATGCTCCGCGACCAGCAGCGCAAGGCTTACCAATTGCTGCAAGAAGCCGGCTGGCGCATCGTTAACGACAAAATGGTCGATGCCCAAGGCAAACCGGTGGTGCTGGAATTCCTGCTGGCCCAGACCGAGTTCGAGCGGGTGCTGCTGCCGTTCAAGCGCAACCTGAGCGACCTGGGCATCGAACTGGTCATCCGTCGGGTAGACGTGTCCCAGTACATCAACCGCGTACGCTCCAGGGATTTCGACCTGGTGGTGGGCAGCTTCCCGCAATCCAGCTCGCCGGGGAATGAACAACGCGAATTCTGGATGTCCGCCGCCGCGGACAAACCCGGCAGTCGCAACACCATGGGCCTGAAGGACCCGGCCGTGGACCAACTGGTGGAACAACTGATCAACGCCGATTCGCGCAAGAGCCTGGTGGCCCACGCCCGGGCACTGGACCGGGTTCTGCAATGGGGCTACTACGTGATCCCCAACTGGCACATCAAGACCTGGCGCGTGGCCTACTGGAATCACATCGGTCACCCGAAAATCACGCCGACCTATGACATCGGCACCACGACCTGGTGGGTCAAGCCGGACACCAAGCCTGCCATCGAAGTAGAGAAACAAGTCATGGAACAACAGATCAACGCTGCCCCCGCGAGCGTGGAGTAA
- a CDS encoding microcin C ABC transporter permease YejB — translation MLAYIFRRLLLIIPTLFGILLINFVIIQAAPGGPVEQMIAKLEGFEGATSRIAGGGAEVSVAGSSYRGAQGLDPGLVKEIERMYGFDKSAPERLWIMIKNYAHLDFGDSFFRDAKVIDLIKEKMPVSISLGLWSTLIMYLVSIPLGIAKATRHGSHFDVWTSSAIIVGYAIPSFLFAILLIVVFAGGSYFDWFPLRGLTSNNFDELSMGGKILDYFWHLALPVTALVIGNFATMTLLTKNSFLDEINKQYVITAKAKGLTRHRVLYGHVFRNAMLLVIAGFPSAFIGIFFTGSLLVEVIFSLDGLGLMSFEAAINRDYPVVFGTLFIFTLLGLVVKLIGDLTYTFVDPRIDFESREH, via the coding sequence ATGCTGGCTTATATCTTCCGGCGACTGCTGCTGATCATCCCGACGCTGTTCGGCATCCTGTTGATCAACTTCGTCATCATCCAGGCCGCGCCCGGCGGGCCGGTGGAACAGATGATCGCCAAGCTCGAAGGCTTCGAAGGCGCCACCAGCCGCATTGCCGGCGGCGGCGCCGAAGTTTCGGTGGCGGGTTCCTCCTATCGCGGCGCCCAAGGCCTGGACCCGGGACTGGTCAAGGAAATCGAGCGCATGTACGGCTTTGACAAGTCGGCGCCCGAACGCCTGTGGATCATGATCAAGAACTACGCCCACCTGGACTTCGGCGACAGTTTCTTCCGCGATGCCAAGGTCATCGACCTGATCAAGGAAAAGATGCCAGTGTCCATCTCCCTCGGGTTGTGGAGCACGCTAATCATGTACCTGGTGTCGATCCCGCTGGGGATCGCCAAGGCTACGCGACACGGTAGCCATTTCGACGTGTGGACCAGTTCGGCGATCATCGTCGGTTACGCGATCCCTTCGTTCCTGTTCGCCATCCTGCTGATCGTGGTGTTTGCCGGCGGCAGTTATTTCGACTGGTTCCCGTTGCGCGGGCTGACCTCCAACAACTTCGACGAATTGAGCATGGGCGGCAAGATCCTCGACTACTTCTGGCACCTGGCCCTGCCCGTGACCGCCCTGGTGATCGGTAACTTCGCCACCATGACCCTGCTGACCAAGAACAGCTTCCTCGACGAAATCAACAAGCAATATGTAATCACCGCCAAGGCCAAGGGCCTGACTCGCCATCGGGTGCTCTACGGCCACGTCTTCCGCAACGCCATGCTGCTGGTGATTGCCGGCTTTCCTTCGGCGTTCATCGGGATCTTCTTTACCGGTTCGCTGCTGGTGGAAGTGATCTTCTCCCTCGACGGCCTGGGCCTGATGAGTTTCGAAGCGGCGATCAACCGCGACTACCCGGTGGTATTCGGCACCCTGTTCATCTTCACCCTGCTGGGGCTGGTGGTGAAACTGATCGGCGACTTGACCTACACCTTTGTCGATCCGCGCATCGACTTCGAAAGCCGGGAGCATTGA
- a CDS encoding ABC transporter permease, translating to MNLSPLNRRRFELFKANKRGWWSLWLFLILFGLSLGAELIANDKPLVVHYDDGWYFPALKRYPETTFGGEFPLEANYKSPYIRELLAAKDAWVVWAPIPFSYQSINYDLKVPAPAPPSSVNWLGTDDQGRDVLARVIYGFRISVLFALTLTLLSSIIGVIAGALQGFYGGWVDLAGQRFLEIWSGLPVLYLLIILASFVQPNFWWLLGIMLLFSWMSLVDVVRAEFLRGRNLEYVRAARALGMQNGAIMFRHILPNAMVSTMTFMPFILTGAIGTLTALDFLGFGLPPGAPSLGELVAQGKSNLQAPWLGISAFAVLALMLSLLVFIGESARDAFDPRK from the coding sequence ATGAACCTGTCTCCTCTCAATCGCCGCCGTTTCGAACTGTTCAAGGCCAACAAGCGAGGCTGGTGGTCGCTGTGGCTGTTTTTGATCCTGTTCGGGCTGAGCCTGGGCGCCGAGTTGATCGCCAACGACAAGCCACTGGTGGTGCATTACGACGACGGCTGGTACTTCCCGGCCCTCAAGCGTTACCCGGAAACCACGTTCGGCGGCGAATTCCCCCTGGAAGCCAACTACAAGAGCCCGTATATCCGTGAACTGCTGGCCGCCAAGGACGCCTGGGTAGTGTGGGCGCCGATTCCGTTCAGCTACCAGAGCATCAACTACGACCTGAAGGTCCCGGCCCCGGCACCACCCTCCTCCGTAAACTGGCTGGGCACCGACGACCAGGGGCGCGATGTCCTGGCCCGGGTCATCTATGGCTTCCGCATCTCGGTGCTGTTCGCCCTGACCCTGACACTGCTCAGCTCGATCATCGGCGTGATCGCCGGTGCCTTGCAGGGCTTCTATGGCGGCTGGGTCGACTTGGCCGGCCAGCGCTTCCTGGAGATCTGGTCCGGGCTGCCGGTGCTGTACCTGCTGATCATCCTGGCCAGTTTCGTCCAGCCGAATTTCTGGTGGCTGCTGGGCATCATGCTGCTGTTCTCGTGGATGAGCCTGGTGGACGTGGTCCGCGCCGAGTTCCTGCGCGGGCGCAACCTGGAGTACGTGCGCGCCGCGCGGGCGTTGGGCATGCAGAACGGCGCCATCATGTTCCGTCACATCCTGCCCAATGCCATGGTCTCGACCATGACCTTCATGCCGTTCATCCTCACCGGTGCCATTGGCACCCTCACCGCCCTGGATTTCCTCGGTTTCGGCCTGCCGCCGGGCGCGCCGTCCCTGGGCGAGCTGGTGGCCCAGGGCAAATCCAACCTCCAGGCGCCGTGGCTGGGCATCAGCGCGTTCGCCGTGCTGGCCCTGATGCTGAGCCTGCTGGTGTTCATCGGCGAGTCCGCTCGCGATGCCTTCGATCCGAGGAAGTGA
- a CDS encoding ABC transporter ATP-binding protein produces MNQDNLIEVRDLAVEFIVGERRQRVVEAVSFDIKRGETLALVGESGSGKSVTAHSILRLLPYPLAHHPTGTIQYAGQDLLGLKEKTIRHIRGNRIAMIFQEPMTSLNPLHSIEKQINEVLGIHKGLSGKVATRRTLELLELVGIPEPHKRLKALPHELSGGQRQRVMIAMALANEPELLIADEPTTALDVTVQLKILQLLKELQARLGMSLLLISHDLNLVRRIAHRVCVMQRGCIVEQASCEELFRAPQHPYTRELLGAEPSGTPATNVVGQPLLQVEDLKVWFPIKKGLFKRTVDYIKAVDGIRFSLPQGQTLGIVGESGSGKSTLGLAILRLIGSQGGIRFEGKQLDSLTQQQVRPLRREMQVVFQDPFGSLSPRMCVSQIVGEGLRIHKIGTAAEQEQAIIAALKEVGLDPETRNRYPHEFSGGQRQRIAIARALVLKPALILLDEPTSALDRTVQRQVVELLRSLQTKYNLTYLFISHDLAVVKALSHQLMVVKHGQVVEQGDARSIFAAPQHPYTQQLLEAAFLAPTTAE; encoded by the coding sequence ATGAACCAGGACAATCTGATCGAAGTGCGCGACCTGGCGGTGGAGTTCATTGTCGGCGAACGCCGCCAGCGAGTGGTCGAGGCGGTCAGCTTCGATATCAAGCGCGGCGAAACCCTGGCCCTGGTGGGCGAAAGCGGCTCGGGCAAATCGGTCACCGCCCACTCGATCCTGCGTTTGCTGCCCTACCCGCTGGCCCATCACCCGACCGGGACCATCCAGTACGCCGGCCAGGATTTGCTGGGCCTGAAAGAAAAGACCATTCGCCACATCCGTGGCAACCGGATTGCGATGATCTTCCAGGAGCCGATGACCTCCCTCAATCCGCTGCACTCCATTGAAAAGCAGATCAATGAAGTGCTCGGCATCCACAAGGGTTTGAGCGGCAAGGTCGCGACCCGCCGAACCCTTGAGTTGCTGGAGCTGGTTGGCATTCCCGAACCGCACAAGCGCCTGAAGGCCCTGCCCCATGAATTGTCCGGTGGCCAGCGCCAGCGGGTGATGATCGCCATGGCCCTGGCCAACGAGCCGGAATTGCTGATCGCCGACGAGCCGACTACCGCCCTGGACGTCACCGTCCAGCTGAAAATCCTCCAATTGCTCAAGGAACTGCAGGCACGACTAGGCATGTCGCTGCTACTGATCAGCCACGATTTGAACCTGGTGCGCAGAATTGCCCATCGCGTATGTGTCATGCAGCGCGGTTGCATCGTCGAACAGGCGTCGTGCGAAGAGTTGTTCCGCGCGCCGCAGCATCCGTACACTCGGGAACTGCTAGGCGCCGAACCCAGCGGCACCCCGGCAACCAATGTGGTCGGCCAGCCGCTGTTGCAGGTCGAGGACTTGAAAGTCTGGTTCCCGATCAAGAAAGGTCTGTTCAAACGCACGGTAGACTACATCAAGGCCGTGGACGGGATCCGTTTCAGCCTGCCCCAGGGCCAGACCCTGGGCATCGTCGGCGAAAGCGGCTCCGGCAAGTCCACCCTGGGCCTGGCGATCTTGCGGTTGATCGGCAGCCAGGGCGGGATCCGCTTTGAAGGCAAACAGCTCGATAGCCTGACGCAGCAACAGGTCCGGCCGCTGCGGCGGGAGATGCAAGTGGTGTTTCAGGACCCGTTCGGTAGCCTGAGCCCACGGATGTGTGTAAGCCAGATCGTCGGCGAAGGCCTGCGGATCCACAAGATCGGCACCGCAGCCGAACAGGAACAAGCGATAATCGCGGCATTGAAGGAGGTAGGCCTGGACCCGGAGACCCGGAACCGCTACCCCCATGAATTTTCCGGAGGGCAGCGCCAGCGTATCGCCATTGCCCGGGCCCTGGTGCTCAAGCCGGCGTTGATTTTGCTGGATGAGCCGACGTCGGCCCTGGACCGTACCGTGCAACGCCAGGTGGTGGAGCTGTTACGGTCGCTGCAAACCAAGTACAACCTGACGTACCTGTTTATCAGCCATGACCTGGCTGTCGTCAAAGCGCTGAGCCACCAACTGATGGTGGTCAAGCATGGCCAAGTGGTCGAACAAGGTGATGCCCGCAGCATATTCGCCGCGCCGCAACACCCCTATACACAGCAGTTGCTGGAGGCCGCCTTCCTGGCCCCAACGACTGCCGAATAA
- the fabI gene encoding enoyl-ACP reductase FabI, giving the protein MGFLAGKRVLIVGVASKLSIASGIAAAMHREGAELAFTYQNDKLKGRVEEFAQGWGSSPELCFPCDVASDEEIAKVFEELSKKWDGLDCIVHSVGFAPGDQLDGDFTEATTREGFRIAHDISAYSFVALAKAGREMMKGRNGSLLTLSYLGAERTMPNYNVMGMAKASLEAGVRYLAGSLGPEGTRVNAVSAGPIRTLAASGIKNFRKMLAANEAQTPLRRNVTIEEVGNAGAFLCSDLASGISGEIMYVDGGFNTTAMGNIEE; this is encoded by the coding sequence ATGGGTTTTCTCGCCGGTAAGCGCGTACTGATCGTCGGTGTCGCCAGCAAGCTGTCCATCGCATCCGGCATCGCCGCCGCCATGCATCGCGAGGGCGCTGAGCTTGCCTTCACTTATCAGAACGACAAACTGAAAGGTCGTGTCGAAGAGTTCGCGCAAGGCTGGGGTTCAAGCCCTGAGCTGTGCTTCCCGTGCGACGTGGCCAGCGATGAAGAAATCGCCAAGGTCTTCGAAGAACTGAGCAAGAAGTGGGACGGCCTGGACTGCATCGTGCACTCCGTGGGCTTCGCCCCGGGCGACCAACTGGACGGCGACTTCACCGAAGCCACCACCCGCGAAGGTTTCCGCATTGCCCACGACATCAGCGCCTACAGCTTCGTCGCCCTGGCCAAGGCCGGTCGCGAAATGATGAAGGGCCGCAACGGCAGCCTGCTGACCCTGTCGTACCTGGGCGCCGAGCGCACCATGCCGAACTACAACGTCATGGGCATGGCCAAGGCTTCCCTGGAAGCCGGCGTGCGTTACCTGGCCGGTTCCCTGGGCCCGGAAGGCACCCGCGTCAACGCCGTATCGGCCGGCCCGATCCGCACCCTCGCCGCTTCCGGCATCAAGAACTTCCGCAAGATGCTGGCCGCCAACGAAGCGCAAACCCCGCTGCGTCGCAACGTCACCATCGAAGAAGTCGGCAACGCCGGCGCCTTCCTGTGCTCGGACCTGGCATCGGGCATCAGCGGTGAAATCATGTACGTGGACGGCGGCTTCAACACCACCGCCATGGGCAACATCGAAGAGTAA
- a CDS encoding lipid II-degrading bacteriocin → MNIELPPTFVYPDEYGTSRGRGGAPAPFSMAMVGQMIQERNVAYERGHWPQMLQRHLQEMRNNRPVRYGLDGFIIGDLKVAHGADLLMLKNPNLNTADAWRLGIKEGAKITNTQDMAIEQEFSGGVFTPFRAFGHWLLGKGKPASVRLDRVGISPTPNKIPDLMAIINTAGVGVTTINLKVPYSTAQDSNVARIYLGNITLQIKGEVIRYTSGNLKFAGTVKAYSDRYDANASSHRAAFDEGATTALREVGRVARAQDYEIRITGELPINFSR, encoded by the coding sequence ATGAATATTGAACTGCCCCCGACATTTGTTTATCCCGATGAATATGGCACTTCGCGTGGAAGAGGAGGTGCGCCAGCTCCTTTCTCAATGGCAATGGTTGGACAAATGATCCAAGAGCGGAACGTGGCTTACGAGCGGGGTCACTGGCCTCAAATGCTACAACGTCATTTACAAGAAATGCGTAACAATCGACCTGTTCGGTACGGACTTGACGGCTTTATTATTGGCGATTTAAAGGTTGCACATGGTGCTGATCTATTAATGCTGAAGAATCCAAACCTCAACACTGCGGATGCTTGGAGGCTCGGGATAAAGGAGGGAGCCAAAATCACCAACACACAAGACATGGCAATTGAGCAGGAGTTCTCCGGCGGCGTCTTTACTCCGTTCAGGGCTTTTGGCCATTGGTTACTTGGCAAGGGCAAGCCTGCCAGCGTTCGGCTCGACAGAGTAGGTATCAGCCCAACACCGAACAAAATTCCCGATTTGATGGCGATTATCAATACTGCGGGAGTGGGGGTAACTACCATCAATCTGAAGGTCCCTTACTCGACGGCCCAGGATTCGAACGTCGCAAGAATTTACCTTGGAAACATTACGCTTCAGATTAAGGGTGAAGTCATTCGGTATACCTCTGGTAATCTCAAATTCGCCGGTACCGTCAAGGCCTACTCAGATCGATATGACGCGAATGCCAGCAGCCATCGTGCAGCGTTTGACGAGGGAGCGACGACTGCCCTGCGTGAAGTAGGAAGAGTTGCCAGAGCGCAGGATTATGAAATTCGAATTACGGGTGAGCTACCCATTAATTTTTCAAGGTGA
- a CDS encoding sensor domain-containing diguanylate cyclase — translation MLAPRKPDDEAARLKNLHSLKLLDTAPEERFDRLTRLARRLFDVPIALVSLIDANRQWFKSSAGLDISETPREISFCGHAILQDRILEICDAEQDERFHDNPLVTDAPGIRFYAGHPLELEDGSKLGTLCLLDTRPRKLNDEERELLRDLARMAEQEMVAVQMASMDELTLLSNRRGFRTLAQHALNVCDRLLRPATLLYFDLNDFKPINDRYGHAEGDSALKTFADVLRIAFRESDVIGRLGGDEFVALLTGSSHVETAAIMARLKEILDERNAMLQRGYDIRFSVGQIEYDAQRHRSIDNLLADADAAMYVHKQALRE, via the coding sequence ATGCTTGCGCCACGCAAACCGGACGACGAAGCCGCTCGCCTCAAGAATCTGCACTCGCTCAAACTGCTTGATACCGCACCCGAAGAACGGTTTGACCGCCTGACCCGCCTTGCCCGCCGTCTGTTTGACGTGCCTATCGCGCTGGTGTCACTGATAGACGCCAACCGGCAGTGGTTCAAATCCAGCGCCGGCTTGGACATCAGCGAGACCCCACGGGAGATTTCCTTCTGTGGGCATGCGATTCTGCAGGATCGGATCCTGGAGATCTGCGATGCGGAGCAGGACGAGCGCTTCCACGACAACCCACTGGTCACGGACGCGCCTGGCATTCGTTTCTACGCCGGGCATCCGCTCGAGCTGGAGGATGGCAGCAAGCTCGGCACGTTGTGCCTGCTCGACACCCGGCCGCGCAAGCTCAATGATGAGGAACGCGAACTATTGCGCGACCTGGCGCGCATGGCCGAGCAGGAAATGGTCGCGGTGCAGATGGCGAGCATGGACGAACTGACGCTGCTGTCCAATCGGCGCGGCTTCAGGACGTTGGCCCAGCATGCGTTGAATGTGTGTGATCGCTTGTTGCGCCCGGCGACGCTGCTGTACTTCGACCTCAACGACTTCAAGCCGATCAATGACCGTTATGGGCATGCGGAGGGTGACAGCGCGCTGAAAACCTTCGCCGATGTGCTGCGTATCGCGTTTCGCGAGAGTGATGTGATCGGTCGCCTGGGCGGTGATGAGTTCGTGGCGTTGCTCACCGGTTCTTCCCATGTCGAGACCGCGGCAATCATGGCGCGGCTCAAGGAAATCCTCGATGAGCGCAATGCGATGTTGCAGCGTGGATACGACATTCGGTTCAGCGTCGGCCAGATCGAGTACGACGCCCAGCGCCATCGGTCAATCGACAACCTGCTGGCTGACGCCGATGCGGCGATGTATGTGCACAAGCAGGCGCTACGGGAGTAG
- a CDS encoding helix-turn-helix transcriptional regulator, whose translation MKHAPHDAAPRFWRDAALPFIEARAIDDGRKVCYSRHSHDHFSIGAITAGRSTYIHEQSNFQVESGTVVLMNPGDVHACNPIDDQPWSYLMLYVDTQWLRDLQRRIGFDENLDFQGFATTHSRDVELFAALGRLYEQLVDEQLDATSKHAAAEAFFIDLQLRLNPAGRPDRGSHPGLMRAAQFIHDHCSEALKLEDICIAAQLSPSYLSRAFKRHYGMTPHAFLVNRRIQFARRQLREGKLIADVALDSGFADQAHFQRAFKQHLAATPGQYRG comes from the coding sequence ATGAAGCACGCCCCCCACGACGCCGCCCCTCGCTTCTGGCGCGACGCGGCCCTGCCCTTCATCGAAGCCCGGGCCATCGACGACGGGCGCAAGGTCTGCTATTCGCGCCATTCCCATGACCATTTTTCCATCGGCGCGATCACCGCCGGGCGCAGCACATACATTCACGAACAGTCGAATTTCCAGGTGGAGAGCGGCACGGTGGTGCTGATGAACCCCGGCGACGTCCATGCGTGCAATCCGATCGACGATCAGCCATGGTCCTACCTGATGCTGTACGTCGACACCCAGTGGCTTCGGGACCTGCAGCGTCGTATCGGCTTTGACGAAAACCTGGATTTCCAGGGCTTCGCCACCACCCACAGTCGCGATGTGGAGCTGTTTGCCGCCTTGGGACGGCTGTATGAGCAATTGGTGGACGAGCAGCTCGACGCGACCAGCAAGCACGCCGCCGCCGAGGCGTTTTTCATTGACCTGCAACTACGGCTCAACCCTGCCGGCCGCCCAGACCGGGGCAGCCATCCCGGCCTGATGCGTGCGGCACAGTTTATCCACGACCACTGCAGCGAAGCCTTGAAACTCGAGGACATCTGCATTGCCGCGCAACTGTCGCCGTCTTACCTGAGCCGAGCCTTCAAGCGCCATTACGGGATGACGCCCCACGCCTTCCTGGTCAACCGCCGGATCCAGTTCGCCCGACGCCAGTTGCGTGAAGGCAAGCTGATCGCTGACGTGGCGCTGGACAGCGGGTTTGCCGACCAGGCGCATTTCCAGCGCGCCTTCAAGCAACACCTGGCGGCTACGCCCGGCCAGTATCGCGGCTGA